In Marasmius oreades isolate 03SP1 chromosome 1, whole genome shotgun sequence, one DNA window encodes the following:
- a CDS encoding uncharacterized protein (BUSCO:EOG092643QM) translates to MKTSTQLAIYPILTVLLLFIRLFTILPSLTREPKRPKRTRSTAKLAVFLGSGNEALNLLSAVDFDRYTPRVYVVSEGDTLSVQKARDLEFTRGQRQKNQFTILVVPRARRVHQSLYTTPFTAFLSLLKCLYHVTLLPVLTSNPFADVLIVNGPGTCFILCLAVVVNKLLALEAPRVIYVESFARVKSFSISGKLLRYLADRFVVQWPSLLKDGKRGECLGWLV, encoded by the exons ATGAAGACCTCCACGCAACTAGCCATATACCCAATCCTGACTGTTCTACTTCTCTTCATTCGACTGTTCACAATTCTCCCTAGTTTGACACGGGAACCCAAACGTCCCAAGAGAACCCGCTCCACCGCGAAACTTGCAGTATTTTTGGGCTCTGGAAA TGAAGCTCTGAATCTACTTTCCGCAGTTGATTTCGACCGTTACACGCCGAGGGTGTACGTCGTTAGTGAAGGAGATACGCTTAGTGTTCAGAAAGCTCGAGATCTGGAATTCACCAGGGGTCAGCGTCAGAAG AATCAATTCACCATCCTGGTTGTACCAAGGGCAAGAAGGGTTCATCAATCACTTTACACAACACCGTTCACCGCATTCCTCTCTTTGCTCAAGTGTCTTTATCATGTTACACTATTACCAGTCCTCACAAGTAATCCTTTCGCCGACGTACTGATTGTAAACGGTCCCGGAACTTGTTTCATCCTCTGTCTTGCGGTTGTTGTGAATAAG CTTCTCGCACTCGAAGCTCCCCGAGTGATCTATGTTGAATCATTCGCAAGAGTCAAGTCGTTCTCAATTTCAGGGAAACTACTCCGATATCTTGCGGATAG GTTTGTCGTGCAATGGCCTTCGTTACTCAAAGATGGGAAAAGAGGAGAATGCCTAGGTTGGCTCGTGTAA